A genome region from Triticum aestivum cultivar Chinese Spring chromosome 2B, IWGSC CS RefSeq v2.1, whole genome shotgun sequence includes the following:
- the LOC100192141 gene encoding probable WRKY transcription factor 3, whose amino-acid sequence MAAGQWSGIGDGGGLWAPPALDSLFPDDQPSPAASALGFFGGSLAQLPSPPPLCGTALLGYPQDNFDVFHEQDLAQLAAQVAQKKELREKQGAGLHHKIGPQLAFSKYSILDQVDNSSSFSLATSVLTPQHVSSSVGAASMQGQTLPSHTGSGSVNTGPTGVLQVLQDSSTTLDSINTGSTGVLEALQGSSITLDRPADDGYNWRKYGQKAVKGGKYPRSYYKCTLNCPVRKNVEHSADGRIIKIIYRGQHCHEPPSKRFKDCGDLLNELNDFNDAKEPSTKSQLGCQGYYGKPITPNGMMTDVLLPTKEEGDEQLSSLSDIREGDGEIRTVDGDDGDADANERNAPGQKIIVSTTSDVDLLDDGYRWRKYGQKVVRGNPHPRSYYKCTYQGCDVKKHIERSSEEPHAVITTYEGKHTHDVPESRNRSQATGQHHCKEQTYSEQSAASFCSSSEKRKYGTAILNDLAF is encoded by the exons ATGGCGGCGGGGCAGTGGTCAGgcatcggcgacggcggcggcctctGGGCCCCGCCCGCGCTCGacagcctcttccccgacgaccaGCCGTCGCCGGCCGCCTCGGCGCTGGGCTTCTTCGGTGGATCCCTCGCGCAGCTCCCTTCCCCTCCGCCGCTCTGCGGCACCGCGCTCCTCGGGTACCCCCAG GACAACTTTGATGTGTTCCATGAACAAGACCTAGCACAGCTGGCAGCACAAGTAGCTCAAAAGAAAGAGTTGCGGGAAAAACAAGGGGCGGGATTGCATCACAAGATTGGACCTCAACTAGCTTTTTCTAAATACAGTATACTTGATCAAGTGGACAACTCTTCTTCTTTCTCATTGGCAACTTCAGTGCTGACACCTCAGCATGTCAGTTCTTCCGTAGGCGCGGCATCAATGCAGGGACAGACTTTGCCATCACACACTGGTAGTGGTAGTGTCAACACTGGACCAACTGGAGTTTTACAAGTGCTCCAAGATTCATCCACCACTCTGGACAGTATCAACACTGGATCAACTGGAGTTCTGGAAGCACTCCAAGGTTCATCCATCACTCTGGATAGACCTGCTGATGATGGATACAACTGGCGTAAGTATGGACAAAAGGCAGTCAAGGGTGGGAAGTATCCAAGGAGCTATTACAAATGTACCCTGAATTGCCCGGTCAGGAAAAATGTAGAGCACTCTGCAGATGGACGAATTATTAAAATAATTTATAGAGGTCAGCACTGCCATGAACCCCCCTCAAAGAGGTTTAAAGATTGTGGTGATTTATTGAATGAGTTAAATGATTTCAATGATGCCAAGGAGCCTTCAACTAAATCACAATTAGGTTGTCAAGGTTATTATGGAAAACCTATAACGCCAAATGGAATGATGACGGATGTTTTATTGCCAACGAAGGAAGAGGGGGATGAGCAATTATCTAGTTTAAGTGATATCCGGGAAGGTGATGGTGAAATAAGAACTGTTGATGGAGATGATGGTGATGCCGATGCAAATGAAAG GAATGCACCAGGTCAAAAGATTATCGTGAGTACAACGAGCGATGTTGATCTTTTGGACGACGGCTATAGGTGGCGCAAGTATGGACAGAAAGTGGTGAGAGGAAATCCTCACCCAAG GAGCTATTACAAGTGCACTTACCAAGGATGCGACGTCAAGAAGCATATCGAGAGATCTTCCGAGGAACCACATGCTGTGATAACTACATACGAAGGGAAGCATACGCATGACGTGCCTGAGTCTAGGAACAGAAGCCAAGCCACAGGTCAACACCACTGCAAAGAGCAGACTTATTCAGAACAATCAGCTGCAAGCTTCTGCAGTAGCTCGGAAAAGAGAAAATATGGAACAGCCATTCTGAACGATCTCGCCTTCTAG